In a single window of the Patescibacteria group bacterium genome:
- a CDS encoding lamin tail domain-containing protein — translation MFKKRFWIILFLLIFPFKSFAYDNLTTHPALTSEIVKFYNNFYTPKINEEERNWLINGSTKEDEPISRTLNHFFDPVYNRGLNNEINAGALAPFLRILKPFIQTAKEWAQNSYKQAMFLGEAYKNAALNPYAQLTKSAVEILSVHTWEKAIYNYIIGNKKQAFEDLGHVLHLLEDMGVPAHTRNDHHLRGDDYEKYTSQFTKENINIISQLKDKKPLVFNKLNDYFNDLASYTNSHFYSQDTIGIQSGYNQPEWNYLETKSINNKIYSFSEDEFGFYYLLRKDINQGIIISTQPTLILDALIHESYWSHLSKKIVLSGAGVLRLFFEEVEKYRDDQEFLKKMRKTLFAIMIDNFKKNLGLINEDEQNFNQNENQTKVGLSIESDLSPTTQEISQPVILSSPVPQNQEQFQEIEILQNQITPSPIITPTPIVTPSPTFPLSITPTPFSNSVSQIISANSTIIASSETPSPSPSSSPFLTPTITPSPTPPSKILISEILYDAGHGDEGKEFIELYNPNDFAVDLSGWSLRIIKNNSTSSNSLATIKTTDKNNTIPARGFYLIGLNDYDATNYNGVVADIIRSYSLPDASDDNVYTIYLIKDNEIIDSITYDKNMAVPSKSLERKAKENSTSESMSIGEDKFLGNGYDSDSMDDFVIRDPQPQNSLNLSEPRSKPTSPKPIENKNNIVFYETQTNSLIFQWLPSYDAKNSSEGIIYSIFVKKEDNFLLLTSTSALEFIYPLNNEEEKTFDFKMIAYDRDQLASDPIYFSANIEGLIFVQDVDSEQSMASWYSDNWYRLGRGFSGILKSLTLKGYVNDNEPYESIITLKEFEDENYTIELASYLILSDGISFASTAKEVKINNLNIPLNPYSYYRLDVYQSRQNRSVILLGTTATGTAMYNDHVFGVGKKEFIYVFYPFIKMEGILGSKVDFSIPQPPTMPELKSVSFDNLAETIYLEWSSSTDLDSLDSEIVYEYNVSLKDSDFDETKWRSVGKNLNAIIPVKFPNQYKIGVRAVDNFGMHSDVRILEWQFPSDFVIIQEQREMEDKEFNPNPYVLAQIFVANQSGYVKGLKLFAQQFFGQSTGDMQVFLYNTDNYENISENNLIASSDKIVLYGGQQGGEIIVRFNQSPFLEKDHKYLWAVYFNKVTSNFKGTCTDNLSEGFASARFGSNNWVVGDCYVAPLDYYFVLIGSTNE, via the coding sequence ATGTTTAAAAAAAGATTTTGGATTATTTTATTTTTACTAATTTTTCCTTTTAAATCATTTGCTTATGATAATTTAACTACTCATCCAGCCCTAACTTCAGAAATTGTAAAATTTTATAATAATTTTTATACCCCAAAAATAAATGAAGAAGAAAGAAATTGGTTAATAAATGGAAGTACAAAAGAAGATGAACCCATTTCAAGAACATTAAATCATTTTTTTGACCCAGTTTACAATAGAGGTTTAAACAATGAAATTAATGCCGGCGCCTTAGCGCCATTTTTAAGAATTTTAAAGCCCTTTATTCAAACCGCCAAAGAATGGGCGCAAAATTCTTATAAGCAAGCCATGTTTTTAGGAGAAGCTTACAAAAATGCCGCTTTAAATCCATATGCTCAATTAACCAAAAGCGCAGTAGAAATTTTAAGTGTTCATACTTGGGAAAAGGCTATTTATAACTATATTATTGGTAATAAAAAACAAGCTTTTGAGGATTTAGGACATGTTTTGCATCTATTGGAAGATATGGGTGTGCCAGCGCATACGCGGAATGATCATCATTTAAGAGGTGATGATTATGAAAAATATACTTCGCAATTTACAAAAGAAAATATTAATATTATCTCTCAATTAAAAGATAAAAAACCTTTAGTATTTAATAAGTTAAATGATTACTTTAATGATCTAGCTTCATATACTAATAGTCATTTTTATAGCCAAGATACTATTGGTATTCAAAGTGGTTATAATCAACCAGAATGGAATTATTTAGAAACAAAGAGTATAAACAATAAAATATATAGTTTCTCTGAAGACGAATTTGGTTTTTATTATCTATTAAGAAAAGATATAAATCAAGGAATTATTATCTCAACCCAGCCCACTTTAATTTTAGATGCACTAATCCACGAATCCTACTGGTCTCATTTATCAAAAAAAATAGTTTTATCGGGCGCCGGCGTTTTAAGATTATTTTTTGAGGAAGTAGAAAAATATCGTGATGATCAAGAATTTTTGAAAAAAATGCGAAAAACGTTATTTGCGATAATGATTGATAATTTTAAAAAGAATTTGGGTTTAATTAATGAGGATGAGCAAAATTTTAATCAAAATGAGAATCAGACAAAAGTAGGTTTATCAATAGAATCTGATTTATCGCCAACAACTCAAGAAATCTCACAACCCGTTATTTTATCATCACCAGTACCACAAAATCAGGAACAATTTCAAGAAATTGAGATTTTGCAAAATCAAATTACACCAAGCCCAATTATTACGCCAACCCCAATCGTTACTCCTTCGCCTACTTTTCCTCTTTCAATCACACCAACTCCTTTTTCTAATTCAGTAAGCCAAATAATTTCTGCAAATTCAACTATTATTGCTTCTTCAGAAACACCATCTCCATCACCTTCTTCATCTCCCTTCTTAACACCAACCATTACCCCCTCTCCTACTCCACCTTCAAAAATTTTAATTTCCGAAATTTTATATGATGCGGGTCATGGAGATGAGGGTAAAGAATTTATTGAATTATATAATCCCAATGATTTTGCGGTAGATTTGAGTGGGTGGTCACTGAGGATTATTAAAAATAATAGCACAAGTTCAAATTCACTGGCTACTATTAAAACAACAGATAAAAATAATACTATTCCAGCCAGAGGTTTTTATTTAATTGGCTTAAACGATTATGACGCAACAAATTATAATGGAGTAGTTGCTGATATTATTCGTTCTTATAGTTTGCCCGATGCATCAGATGATAACGTTTATACTATTTATTTAATTAAAGATAATGAAATAATAGATTCAATTACTTATGATAAAAATATGGCTGTACCAAGCAAAAGCTTAGAAAGAAAAGCAAAAGAAAATTCTACGTCAGAATCAATGAGTATCGGGGAGGATAAATTTTTAGGTAATGGCTATGATAGTGATTCAATGGATGATTTTGTTATTCGTGATCCTCAACCACAAAATTCTTTAAATCTATCTGAACCACGTTCAAAACCTACATCCCCAAAACCTATTGAGAATAAAAACAACATTGTTTTTTATGAGACTCAAACTAACAGTTTAATATTTCAATGGCTACCATCTTACGATGCAAAAAATTCATCAGAAGGAATTATTTACAGCATTTTTGTAAAAAAAGAAGACAATTTTTTGCTTTTAACTTCCACTTCTGCTTTAGAGTTTATTTATCCTCTGAATAATGAAGAAGAAAAAACTTTTGATTTTAAAATGATAGCATATGACAGAGACCAATTGGCATCAGATCCAATTTATTTTAGCGCAAATATAGAAGGATTAATTTTTGTGCAGGATGTTGATTCTGAACAATCTATGGCCAGTTGGTATTCTGATAATTGGTATCGTTTAGGACGAGGCTTTTCCGGCATTCTTAAATCTTTAACTTTGAAAGGATATGTTAATGATAATGAGCCATATGAATCAATTATTACTTTGAAAGAATTTGAGGATGAAAATTATACTATTGAGTTGGCTTCATATTTAATTTTATCAGATGGAATATCTTTTGCTTCAACAGCAAAAGAAGTGAAAATTAATAATCTAAACATTCCCTTAAATCCTTATTCTTATTATCGTTTAGATGTTTACCAAAGTCGACAAAATCGAAGCGTGATTTTATTAGGCACAACAGCAACGGGCACTGCAATGTATAATGATCATGTATTTGGAGTAGGCAAAAAAGAATTTATTTATGTATTTTATCCTTTTATAAAAATGGAGGGAATTTTAGGATCAAAGGTTGACTTTTCTATACCCCAACCTCCAACGATGCCGGAATTGAAATCTGTTAGCTTTGATAATCTAGCTGAAACTATTTATCTTGAATGGTCATCATCAACCGATCTTGATTCATTGGATTCAGAAATTGTTTATGAGTATAATGTTAGTTTGAAAGATTCTGATTTTGATGAGACAAAATGGCGATCTGTTGGGAAAAATTTAAACGCAATTATTCCCGTGAAATTCCCTAATCAATATAAAATTGGCGTGAGAGCAGTAGATAATTTTGGGATGCATTCGGATGTAAGAATTCTTGAATGGCAATTTCCGTCAGATTTTGTCATTATTCAAGAACAGCGCGAGATGGAAGATAAAGAATTTAACCCCAATCCTTATGTTTTAGCTCAGATTTTTGTAGCTAATCAATCGGGTTATGTAAAAGGTTTAAAATTATTTGCTCAACAATTTTTTGGTCAATCAACAGGAGATATGCAGGTGTTTTTGTATAATACTGATAATTATGAAAATATTTCAGAGAATAATTTGATTGCATCATCTGATAAGATTGTATTATATGGCGGTCAGCAAGGAGGCGAGATAATAGTTAGGTTTAATCAGTCACCATTTTTAGAAAAGGATCATAAATATTTATGGGCAGTTTATTTTAATAAAGTAACTTCTAATTTTAAAGGAACATGTACTGATAATTTATCAGAAGGTTTTGCTTCGGCAAGATTCGGAAGCAATAACTGGGTTGTAGGTGATTGCTATGTGGCTCCATTAGATTATTATTTTGTCTTAATTGGTTCAACAAATGAATAA